One region of Sus scrofa isolate TJ Tabasco breed Duroc chromosome 3, Sscrofa11.1, whole genome shotgun sequence genomic DNA includes:
- the CCT4 gene encoding T-complex protein 1 subunit delta, translated as MPENVAPRSGPPAGAASGRGKSAYQDRDKPAQIRFSNISAAKAVADAIRTSLGPKGMDKMIQDGKGDVTITNDGATILKQMQVLHPAARMLVELSKAQDIEAGDGTTSVVIIAGSLLDSCTKLLQKGIHPTIISESFQKALEKGIEILTDMSRPVELSDRDTLLNSATTSLNSKVVSQYSSLLSPMSVNAVMKVIDPATATSVDLRDIKIVKKLGGTIDDCELVEGLVLTQKVANSGITRVEKAKIGLIQFCLSAPKTDMDNQIVVSDYVQMDRVLREERAYILNLVKQIKKTGCNVLLIQKSILRDALSDLALHFLNKMKIMVVKDIEREDIEFICKTIGTKPVAHIDQFTADMLGSAELAEEVNLNGSGKMLKITGCASPGKTVTIVVRGSNKLVIEEAERSIHDALCVIRCLVKKRALIAGGGAPEIELALRLTEYSRTLSGMESYCVRAFADAMEVIPSTLAENAGLNPISTVTELRNRHAQGEKTTGINVRKGGISNILEEMVVQPLLVSVSALTLATETVRSILKIDDVVNTR; from the exons ATGCCTGAGAACGTGGCCCCCCGGAGCGGGCCGCCCGCCGGGGCTGCCAGCGGCCGCGGGAAGAGCGCCTATCAGGACCGTGATAAGCCGGCCCAGATCCGCTTCAGCAACATCTCCGCGGCCAAAG ctgtTGCTGATGCTATTAGAACTAGCCTTGGGccaaaaggaatggataaaatg ATTCAGGATGGAAAAGGCGATGTGACCATTACAAATGATGGTGCCACCATTCTGAAACAAATGCAAGTGTTACATCCAGCAGCAAGAATG CTGGTGGAGCTGTCGAAGGCTCAGGATATAGAAGCAGGAGATGGCACCACTTCGGTGGTCATCATTGCTGGCTCTCTTTTAGATTCCTGTACGAAGCTTCTTCAGAAAG GGATTCATCCAACCATCATTTCTGAGTCATTCCAGAAGGCTCTGGAAAAGGGTATTGAAATCTTGACTGACATGTCTCGACCTGTGGAACTTAGTGACAGAGATACCTTGTTGAATAGTGCCACCACGTCGTTGAACTCAAAG GTTGTGTCTCAGTATTCAAGTCTCCTTTCTCCAATGAGTGTAAATGCAGTGATGAAAGTGATTGACCCAGCCACAGCTACTAGTGTAGATCTTAGAGATATTAAAATAGTTAAGAAACTTGG tgggACAATCGATGACTGTGAGTTGGTAGAAGGTCTGGTTCTTACTCAGAAAGTGGCAAATTCTGGCATAACCAGAGTTGAAAAGGCTAAGATTGGGCTTATTCAGTTCTGCTTATCTGCTCCTAAAACAGAT ATGGACAATCAAATAGTAGTTTCTGACTATGTCCAGATGGATCGAGTGCTACGAGAGGAGAGAGCCTATATTCTGAATTTagtgaaacaaattaaaaaaacaggttGTAATGTTCTTCTCATACAGAAGTCTATTCTAAG AGATGCTCTTAGTGATCTTGCATTACATTTCCTGAACAAAATGAAGATTATGGTGGTTAAGGATATTGAAAGAGAAGACATTGAATTCATTTGTaag ACTATTGGAACCAAACCAGTTGCTCATATTGACCAGTTCACTGCTGACATGCTGGGATCAGCTGAGTTGGCTGAGGAGGTCAACTTAAATGGTTCTGGCAAAATGCTTAAG ATTACAGGCTGTGCAAGCCCTGGAAAAACAGTTACAATTGTTGTTCGTGGGTCTAACAAATTGGTGATTGAAGAAGCTGAGCGTTCTATTCATGATGCCTTGTGTGTTATTCGCTGTTTGGTGAAGAAGAG AGCTCTTATTGCAGGAGGCGGTGCTCCAGAAATAGAGTTGGCCCTACGGTTAACTGAATACTCACGAACATTGAGTGGTATGGAATCCTACTGCGTTCGTGCTTTTGCAGATGCCATGGAGGTCATTCCATCTACACTAGCTGAAAATGCTGGCCTGAATCCCATTTCTACAGTAACAGAACTAAGAAACCGGCATGCCCAAGGTGAAAAAACTACAGGCATCAATGTCCGAAAG GGTGGTATTTCCAACATATTGGAGGAAATGGTTGTCCAGCCTCTGTTGGTTTCAGTCAGTGCGCTAACTCTAGCAACTGAAACTGTCCGGAGCATTCTGAAAATTGATGATGTG GTAAATACTCGGTAA